In Candidatus Abyssobacteria bacterium SURF_5, the following proteins share a genomic window:
- a CDS encoding transcriptional repressor: MGNEYEMFKQFLLKQNLKFTPQRKSILDAVFATHHHFDADQMVLILKERGNEISRASVYRTLDLLIKSGLVNALELGNSKKTYEHVVGHKHHDHLICVECGRTIEFDDSFIEMLQEKVCDRLKFLAEHHSLRIFGKCERCR, translated from the coding sequence ATGGGCAACGAATATGAAATGTTCAAACAATTCCTCCTGAAACAGAATCTTAAGTTCACGCCGCAAAGAAAATCGATTCTCGATGCCGTGTTCGCGACACATCATCATTTCGATGCGGATCAGATGGTGCTGATCCTGAAGGAGCGGGGGAACGAAATCTCGCGTGCAAGTGTGTATCGGACACTGGATTTGCTGATCAAGAGCGGGCTCGTTAACGCGCTCGAGCTGGGAAACTCTAAGAAGACTTACGAGCATGTGGTGGGTCATAAGCATCACGATCACCTGATCTGCGTCGAGTGCGGGCGGACGATCGAGTTTGACGACAGCTTTATTGAGATGCTGCAGGAGAAAGTGTGCGATCGGCTGAAGTTTCTCGCGGAGCATCATAGTCTGCGGATATTCGGCAAATGCGAGCGCTGCAGATGA
- a CDS encoding DtxR family transcriptional regulator, which produces MGLNDRRMRWRGGRRMTNGGPPPVDYAKTDVDELLELIYTLKESGKEGLITVEELRRKHNGDPAIDKLLEEMGSLGLIKISGEKIGFSERGETEAEKLIRAHRLAERLLTDVLLVQKDQVVESQACAMEHILNPAVVDNICTILGHPRTCPHGHAIPPGRCCSDRKRAAAPAVLSLDELRSGESGKILYVETQDHARLDKLTTFGILPGTTVKVHQRQPSLVIFVGQTQLALDLEIARNVHVVKMT; this is translated from the coding sequence ATGGGCTTGAACGACCGAAGAATGCGCTGGCGCGGCGGCAGGCGGATGACGAACGGAGGTCCGCCTCCCGTCGATTACGCGAAAACCGATGTCGATGAATTGCTCGAACTGATCTATACCTTGAAGGAATCCGGGAAGGAAGGCCTTATCACCGTCGAGGAGCTCAGACGGAAACATAACGGCGATCCGGCCATAGATAAGCTGCTGGAGGAAATGGGGTCGCTGGGCCTGATCAAGATCAGCGGCGAGAAAATCGGGTTCTCTGAGAGGGGAGAAACCGAAGCCGAGAAATTGATTCGCGCTCATCGCCTGGCAGAACGGCTGCTGACCGATGTTCTTCTCGTGCAGAAGGACCAGGTGGTGGAAAGCCAGGCATGCGCAATGGAGCATATCCTGAACCCCGCAGTTGTTGACAATATCTGCACCATACTCGGTCATCCGCGAACCTGCCCACACGGTCATGCAATCCCGCCGGGTCGGTGTTGCAGCGACAGGAAACGGGCCGCGGCGCCCGCAGTTCTCTCGCTCGATGAGCTCCGCAGCGGCGAATCGGGAAAGATACTGTACGTTGAGACCCAGGACCACGCTCGCCTCGACAAGCTGACTACCTTCGGCATACTCCCCGGAACCACGGTCAAGGTCCACCAGCGCCAGCCCTCCCTCGTCATCTTCGTCGGCCAGACCCAACTGGCGCTCGACCTCGAAATCGCCCGCAACGTCCACGTCGTGAAAATGACCTAG
- the feoB gene encoding ferrous iron transport protein B — MQHEQHDKALLDSAKEPLILLVGNPNVGKSVIFSLLTGKYVTVSNYPGTTVEISKGSSSFDGGAHRVIDTPGANSLIPRSEDEKVTRDVLLSRNSATVIQVADSKNLRRSLILTSQLAEMGIPTVVALNMADEAKSAGIDIDGGKLSAVLGVPVVETVATERRGINKLISALGSARPSTFRVSFHPRIQAAIEKVAAVLPPAPVARESIAVMIVAGDLSLEEWLHDRCSAEQLAEIERIVAETQTHFRDPLPYLIGKQRVDQIDEMLHGILTDDERARWSWLKYVGDLSQHPVWGLPVLAFVLYLLYVFVGQFGAGTAVDFIESTVFGEYVNPAAVKLVDRLPSQFVRDLLVGEFGLITVGLTYAIAIVLPIVGFFFLAFGILEDSGYLPRLTIMANRMFKVMGMNGKAVLPMVLGLGCDTMATLTTRILDTKKERIIATFLLALAIPCSAQLGVILGILGQISLSAFIVFTSIIVLQLLVAGFLAGKLVPGQRSDFIIEIPPFRLPKLSNVALKTLSRVEWFLKEAVPLFLLGTFVLFIADRVGTLNAIVKMVEPVVVNFLSLPAETTIAFVMGFLRRDYGAAGLYRLYEEGGLDPIQVIVSLVVITLFVPCIANFFVIIKEHGLRKALIMMAIIFPLAVAMGGIVNFILRAVGYSG, encoded by the coding sequence ATGCAGCACGAGCAGCACGACAAAGCGCTACTGGATTCCGCAAAAGAACCGCTCATCCTGCTGGTTGGCAACCCGAACGTCGGGAAGAGCGTTATCTTTTCGCTTCTTACCGGAAAATATGTAACCGTCTCCAATTATCCCGGCACCACCGTCGAGATCAGCAAAGGCTCTAGCAGTTTCGATGGTGGAGCGCATCGGGTAATCGACACGCCGGGGGCGAACAGTCTGATCCCTCGAAGCGAAGACGAGAAGGTGACCCGCGACGTGCTTTTGTCGCGCAACTCAGCGACCGTCATTCAGGTGGCGGACTCGAAGAATCTTCGGCGCTCGCTCATTTTAACCTCTCAACTGGCGGAAATGGGTATTCCGACAGTGGTTGCGCTTAATATGGCCGACGAAGCCAAGAGCGCGGGCATTGACATCGACGGCGGCAAACTTTCCGCCGTTCTCGGCGTGCCCGTTGTGGAGACGGTTGCCACCGAAAGGCGCGGCATAAACAAGCTCATTTCCGCCCTCGGGTCGGCGCGGCCATCGACGTTCAGGGTTTCCTTTCATCCGCGAATTCAGGCGGCCATCGAGAAGGTTGCGGCCGTTCTTCCGCCCGCGCCGGTCGCTCGCGAATCGATTGCGGTGATGATAGTGGCTGGCGACCTGAGCCTGGAAGAATGGCTGCATGATAGATGTTCGGCGGAGCAGCTTGCAGAAATCGAGAGGATCGTCGCCGAAACGCAAACGCACTTCCGCGACCCCCTGCCCTACCTGATCGGCAAGCAACGGGTCGACCAGATCGATGAGATGCTGCACGGTATTTTAACTGACGACGAGCGCGCGCGCTGGTCGTGGCTGAAGTATGTCGGCGACCTCTCGCAACACCCGGTCTGGGGGCTGCCTGTCCTGGCGTTTGTGCTTTATCTGCTCTATGTTTTCGTTGGCCAGTTCGGAGCGGGAACTGCGGTTGATTTTATCGAATCCACCGTTTTCGGAGAATATGTCAATCCGGCCGCCGTCAAACTGGTAGATAGACTGCCCAGCCAATTCGTCCGGGACCTGTTGGTGGGAGAGTTTGGGCTGATCACCGTCGGGCTTACGTATGCCATAGCGATCGTCTTGCCGATTGTGGGATTCTTTTTCCTTGCTTTCGGAATTTTGGAAGACAGCGGCTACCTGCCCCGGCTGACCATCATGGCCAACCGGATGTTCAAGGTGATGGGGATGAACGGCAAAGCGGTCCTTCCGATGGTGCTGGGACTGGGATGTGACACAATGGCGACGCTGACCACGCGCATCCTCGACACGAAAAAGGAGCGCATTATCGCGACGTTTCTCCTTGCGCTTGCCATCCCGTGTTCGGCTCAGCTCGGCGTGATCCTGGGAATTCTGGGGCAGATATCGCTCAGCGCGTTCATCGTGTTCACCTCGATCATCGTCCTGCAGTTGCTGGTGGCTGGATTTCTGGCGGGCAAACTGGTGCCGGGCCAGCGGTCGGATTTCATCATTGAGATTCCTCCGTTCAGGCTGCCGAAGCTCTCGAACGTGGCGCTGAAGACGCTGTCGAGGGTCGAGTGGTTTCTGAAGGAGGCCGTACCGCTGTTTCTTCTCGGCACCTTCGTTCTGTTTATTGCCGATCGGGTCGGCACGCTGAATGCAATCGTGAAGATGGTCGAGCCCGTGGTCGTGAATTTCCTTTCGCTGCCGGCGGAGACGACGATTGCATTTGTCATGGGATTTCTGCGCCGCGATTACGGAGCGGCGGGTTTATATCGGCTGTACGAAGAGGGCGGTCTTGATCCGATTCAGGTTATCGTCAGCCTGGTTGTAATAACGCTGTTCGTGCCGTGCATCGCCAATTTCTTCGTCATTATCAAGGAGCACGGGCTGCGAAAAGCCTTGATTATGATGGCCATCATTTTCCCACTCGCGGTGGCGATGGGCGGAATTGTAAATTTTATTCTGAGAGCGGTTGGTTATTCCGGATAG
- a CDS encoding FAD:protein FMN transferase: protein MVSVPIFRKKILILILVVVAIILVAASLGGSRGNHRYEQQAEIMGTVFTITIEGPGDHKMAAEAAFDEIRRIDRLLSTYKPDSEISKVNRLAAHEPVAVGQDFLNVLTASRIYFDMTGGAFDPSIKPLMDVWKEAKRENRTPAETDLRRAADLANLSNVTVDRSSQTVRFLKEGMALDFGGIAKGYAADRAIEILKTHGIERAILDAGGNFYALGTPLKKPHWEAGVRHPLVHERVIIRFPVSDAGVATSGSYERFFEIGGKKYSHIINPETGQPVEGMLSATVVAEDALSADALSTSVFVLGQQDGMRLIEELEGVLGILIWHEPGSSEDFKISVSSGLKDKLELLIPAE from the coding sequence ATGGTGTCTGTCCCCATATTTCGCAAAAAGATTTTGATCCTCATTCTGGTGGTCGTGGCCATCATTTTGGTTGCGGCGAGTCTCGGCGGGAGTCGGGGAAATCATCGGTATGAGCAGCAGGCTGAGATCATGGGAACTGTTTTTACCATAACAATAGAAGGCCCCGGCGATCACAAGATGGCGGCGGAAGCTGCGTTTGACGAGATACGGCGTATCGATCGGCTGCTGAGCACGTACAAGCCGGACAGTGAAATATCGAAGGTCAACCGGCTGGCGGCGCACGAGCCGGTTGCGGTGGGCCAGGATTTTCTGAATGTCCTTACCGCCTCCCGGATATATTTCGATATGACCGGCGGCGCCTTTGACCCTTCCATCAAGCCGCTCATGGATGTTTGGAAAGAGGCAAAGCGAGAGAATCGTACGCCGGCGGAAACCGATCTGCGGAGAGCGGCAGACCTTGCAAATCTTTCTAATGTGACCGTCGATCGGAGTTCTCAAACGGTCCGCTTTCTCAAGGAGGGCATGGCGCTCGATTTTGGCGGGATTGCCAAGGGATACGCCGCCGATCGCGCGATTGAGATTCTTAAGACGCACGGGATCGAGCGCGCAATACTCGATGCCGGCGGCAATTTCTATGCACTGGGGACGCCCTTGAAGAAACCTCATTGGGAGGCGGGCGTGCGCCATCCGCTGGTGCATGAGCGGGTCATCATCCGATTCCCGGTCTCTGACGCAGGGGTGGCCACATCAGGAAGCTATGAGCGGTTCTTCGAGATCGGCGGCAAAAAATATTCGCACATCATCAATCCCGAGACAGGGCAGCCGGTTGAGGGCATGCTGAGCGCGACGGTGGTTGCCGAAGATGCGCTGTCCGCCGATGCACTGTCGACTTCCGTTTTTGTTCTTGGACAACAGGACGGCATGCGCCTGATAGAAGAGTTGGAAGGGGTCCTGGGCATTCTTATTTGGCATGAGCCCGGCTCCTCTGAAGATTTCAAAATCTCGGTCTCCTCCGGCCTGAAGGACAAGCTGGAACTGCTGATTCCCGCCGAGTAA